In a single window of the Campylobacter iguaniorum genome:
- a CDS encoding MFS transporter: MSRKFTNPLKALKYPNFRLYWIGMVISQSGTWMQNIAQPWLALEVTNDATLVGLVAAVQFVPMLVFSLFSGVLLDRKDKKFILKIAQTGLCLTSLIFGLSIIFGFASYPVILILAFITGIFNCLDAPCRQSFLYELIDDKSDIPNAVALNSMSVNTARFVGPTLAGIVMFKFGLAACFFANSFSFLAILISLFFIKHSPSKLNKHKENVLQSIISGIHYIKKREILLSPLIVILIVGTFLPNYNVTISALSKFNGGNEQTFGYLMAALGVGSFLGALWVAFTSKNISYKTVKFMPFVPATFLILIGLSPNFILAGMFLALTGFSFMICVSTINSLLQLNSFQAFRGRVMSIYTLFFLGSTPFGAVFAGFLANKFGAGMSLVICGVIIYVLLIFWWIFKSFYLKFKG, from the coding sequence GTGTCAAGAAAATTTACAAACCCGTTAAAAGCACTGAAATATCCAAATTTTAGACTATACTGGATCGGTATGGTTATATCCCAAAGTGGCACTTGGATGCAAAATATCGCTCAGCCGTGGCTGGCTTTAGAAGTCACAAATGACGCGACTTTGGTCGGACTTGTGGCTGCGGTGCAGTTCGTTCCGATGCTTGTTTTTTCGCTTTTTAGTGGGGTTTTGCTAGATAGAAAAGACAAAAAATTCATACTCAAAATCGCCCAAACTGGGCTTTGCCTAACTTCGCTTATCTTTGGGCTTAGTATTATTTTTGGCTTTGCTTCATATCCTGTGATTTTGATTTTAGCGTTTATCACCGGCATTTTTAACTGCCTTGACGCGCCTTGTAGGCAGTCGTTTTTGTATGAGCTAATAGACGATAAAAGTGATATTCCAAACGCCGTGGCGCTAAACTCAATGTCAGTGAATACGGCTCGTTTTGTTGGTCCTACTTTGGCTGGAATTGTTATGTTTAAATTTGGTCTTGCGGCATGTTTTTTTGCCAATTCATTTTCATTTTTGGCTATTTTGATAAGCTTATTTTTCATCAAACACAGCCCATCAAAGCTAAATAAACACAAAGAAAATGTCTTACAATCCATAATTTCAGGCATCCATTACATCAAAAAGCGTGAGATTTTGCTTAGTCCGCTTATCGTGATTTTGATCGTCGGGACGTTTTTGCCAAACTATAATGTGACGATTTCTGCTCTTAGTAAATTTAATGGTGGAAATGAGCAGACATTTGGCTATCTTATGGCAGCACTTGGTGTGGGATCGTTCCTTGGTGCTTTGTGGGTGGCATTTACGAGCAAAAATATCAGCTACAAAACGGTCAAATTTATGCCTTTTGTCCCAGCGACATTTTTGATTTTGATCGGACTTAGCCCGAATTTTATCCTTGCTGGAATGTTTTTAGCCTTGACTGGATTTAGCTTTATGATATGCGTTTCTACGATAAACTCACTTCTCCAGCTCAACTCATTCCAAGCATTTCGTGGGCGAGTGATGAGTATTTACACCTTATTTTTCTTAGGTTCTACGCCATTTGGTGCGGTTTTTGCTGGGTTTTTAGCAAATAAATTTGGCGCTGGAATGTCACTTGTGATATGTGGAGTCATAATCTATGTTTTGCTTATATTTTGGTGGATTTTCAAGAGTTTTTATCTTAAATTTAAAGGCTAA
- the hisF gene encoding imidazole glycerol phosphate synthase subunit HisF — translation MDKFAKRIIPCLDVNNGRVVKGVNFVELKDAGDPVEVARRYNDEGADELCFLDITASSDGRDTIVHVVEQVAKELFIPLTVGGGIRKLDDISKLLNVGCDKVSLNSSAVHNPNLINEAANKFGSQCVVVAIDVKKVDKSYHVFINGGRVDTGLDAYEWAKKVYELGAGEILLTSMNTDGTKSGYDLEVTSKIAALVGIPVIASGGAGTMEHILEAFKSGADAALAASIFHYKEIEIKALKEFLRANGIGVRL, via the coding sequence ATGGATAAATTTGCAAAACGCATAATTCCTTGTCTTGATGTGAATAACGGCCGCGTTGTAAAAGGCGTAAATTTTGTAGAGTTAAAAGACGCCGGAGATCCAGTAGAAGTCGCTCGCCGCTACAATGATGAAGGTGCAGATGAGCTTTGTTTTTTGGATATCACTGCAAGTAGTGATGGCAGAGATACCATCGTGCATGTGGTCGAACAAGTCGCCAAAGAGCTTTTTATCCCACTTACTGTGGGCGGTGGGATAAGAAAACTTGATGATATTTCCAAGCTTTTAAACGTGGGTTGCGATAAGGTTAGCCTAAATAGCTCGGCAGTTCATAATCCAAATTTGATAAATGAAGCAGCGAATAAATTTGGCTCACAATGCGTAGTCGTCGCAATCGATGTAAAAAAAGTCGATAAGAGCTATCACGTTTTTATAAATGGTGGCAGAGTCGATACTGGGCTTGACGCTTACGAATGGGCGAAAAAAGTCTATGAGCTAGGCGCTGGAGAGATACTACTAACCTCGATGAATACAGATGGCACAAAGTCTGGCTATGACCTTGAAGTCACAAGTAAAATAGCCGCTCTTGTAGGCATTCCAGTCATCGCAAGTGGTGGCGCTGGGACAATGGAGCATATACTTGAAGCGTTCAAATCTGGAGCCGACGCAGCACTAGCGGCAAGCATATTTCACTACAAAGAGATAGAGATCAAAGCGTTAAAAGAGTTTTTGAGGGCTAATGGCATCGGAGTTAGGCTTTGA
- a CDS encoding nucleoside phosphorylase-I family protein, with protein sequence MIVCAGDVESFAWATPIGIGLVNSAINLTNILTKNPTNELVFVGTCGLYKDGEILEIYESKTAVNYEISRLLDLAYSPLKMPNVSCETLVTNSSNFITIDKIAAHKFSQMGLFMENMELFSVLEVAKFFDIPARGILCATNFCDEFAHENFIKNHKQAKINLEKYIKEREII encoded by the coding sequence TTGATAGTTTGCGCTGGGGACGTGGAAAGCTTCGCGTGGGCTACGCCTATAGGCATAGGACTTGTGAACTCAGCTATAAATTTAACTAACATTCTAACAAAAAATCCTACTAACGAGTTAGTGTTTGTCGGGACTTGTGGGCTATATAAAGACGGAGAGATTTTGGAAATTTACGAGAGTAAAACGGCTGTAAATTACGAAATAAGTAGGCTTTTGGATTTAGCTTATTCGCCTTTGAAAATGCCAAATGTTTCTTGTGAAACATTAGTAACCAACTCATCAAATTTTATCACGATAGATAAAATCGCCGCTCATAAATTTAGCCAAATGGGGCTTTTTATGGAAAATATGGAGCTATTTTCTGTCCTTGAAGTGGCGAAATTTTTTGATATTCCAGCTCGTGGGATTTTGTGTGCGACAAATTTTTGTGATGAATTTGCCCACGAAAACTTCATCAAAAATCACAAACAAGCAAAAATAAATTTAGAAAAATACATAAAAGAAAGAGAAATTATATGA
- the rlmN gene encoding 23S rRNA (adenine(2503)-C(2))-methyltransferase RlmN, protein MRNLLDLTQDELANFVQPKFRTKQIYEWLYKKNARSFDEMTNISKDVREQLKSEFYLDPLTCVRSEVSKDGSVKYLFKLTDGKTVESVLLPMKEELTNEDGEVERHARYTICVSSQVGCKMGCSFCLTAKGGFVRNLSAGEIVGQILWIKRENNIPYERRVNVVYMGMGEPLDNLANVSKAVSILKDNDGLAIGARRQTISTSGLASQIKKLGDLDLGVLLAISLHAVTDELRAKLMPINKAYNIAAVMDAVRAFPIDMRKRVMFEYLIMDKVNDNISDAKALVKLLHGIKAKVNLILFNPHEGSEYQRPSIENVTKFKEYLQNHGVTCTIRQSKGLDISAACGQLKERSKGVENDSA, encoded by the coding sequence ATGAGAAATTTACTAGACCTAACACAAGATGAGTTAGCAAATTTCGTCCAACCAAAATTTAGAACTAAGCAAATTTATGAGTGGCTATACAAAAAAAATGCTAGAAGTTTTGATGAGATGACTAACATTTCAAAAGATGTTAGAGAGCAGTTGAAAAGCGAATTTTACCTTGATCCACTAACATGCGTTAGAAGTGAAGTTAGTAAAGATGGTAGCGTAAAATACCTTTTTAAGCTAACAGATGGTAAGACTGTTGAGAGCGTTTTGTTACCGATGAAAGAGGAACTAACAAACGAAGATGGCGAAGTAGAAAGACACGCTCGTTATACGATTTGCGTTAGCTCACAAGTGGGGTGTAAAATGGGCTGTAGCTTCTGTCTGACTGCAAAAGGTGGGTTTGTTAGAAACCTTAGCGCCGGAGAGATTGTGGGTCAAATTTTGTGGATAAAAAGAGAGAATAACATACCTTATGAACGTCGTGTAAATGTCGTATATATGGGTATGGGCGAGCCACTTGATAATCTTGCTAACGTTAGCAAAGCTGTTAGTATCTTAAAAGATAATGATGGGCTTGCGATCGGAGCTAGACGCCAGACTATCAGCACAAGCGGACTTGCAAGTCAGATCAAAAAACTTGGTGATCTAGATCTTGGCGTGCTTCTAGCTATTTCACTTCACGCCGTGACTGATGAGCTTAGAGCAAAACTCATGCCGATAAACAAAGCCTACAACATCGCTGCCGTGATGGACGCCGTAAGAGCGTTTCCGATTGATATGCGAAAGAGAGTGATGTTTGAATATCTCATAATGGACAAGGTCAATGACAACATCAGCGATGCGAAAGCCTTGGTAAAACTTCTTCACGGCATAAAAGCTAAGGTAAATTTGATACTTTTCAATCCACACGAAGGCAGCGAATATCAAAGACCAAGCATAGAAAATGTGACTAAATTTAAAGAGTATTTGCAAAACCACGGCGTGACTTGCACTATCCGCCAAAGCAAAGGTTTAGACATAAGTGCGGCTTGTGGCCAACTAAAAGAGAGAAGCAAAGGAGTAGAAAATGACAGCGCTTGA
- a CDS encoding pseudouridine synthase family protein — translation MAYKKFKLGYFSGEKAYKILLNLGYEMREAQRLCDKGRLVGDGVVFAKNDLVCGEAYFIDYECEPRGLKPIFECDEFGVFDKPSGVLAHPNGRNCEYSLCDEIWSLWGRGACVAHRLDRETSGVIVVAKNPKSAVELKAAFENRVVAKSYLAFVGGKFDGAGLKKFGINNFEEFKDKAEIFGNLDGFVIDKNMDITRNYDDVKTRMQICENGKRAVTVVRLLKYDEIGDISLVECYPLTGRQHQIRLHLFHVKHKILGDPLYGLDKFHVEQILDGMMSENERRKITGASRLMLHSNMIKFEYKGQIYEVKSKAKFDLVNC, via the coding sequence ATGGCTTATAAAAAGTTTAAATTAGGATATTTTTCTGGCGAAAAAGCATATAAAATTTTATTAAATTTAGGCTACGAGATGAGAGAGGCTCAAAGGCTTTGTGACAAGGGTAGATTAGTCGGAGATGGCGTGGTTTTTGCCAAAAATGATCTAGTTTGTGGGGAGGCTTATTTTATAGATTATGAGTGTGAGCCAAGGGGATTAAAGCCGATTTTTGAGTGTGATGAGTTTGGTGTGTTTGACAAGCCAAGCGGGGTTTTGGCTCATCCAAATGGTAGAAACTGCGAGTATAGTCTGTGTGATGAGATTTGGAGCTTGTGGGGCAGGGGTGCTTGCGTGGCTCATAGGCTTGACCGTGAGACTAGTGGAGTTATCGTCGTGGCGAAAAATCCAAAATCAGCCGTGGAGCTAAAGGCGGCTTTTGAAAATAGGGTGGTGGCTAAGAGTTATTTGGCTTTTGTGGGCGGTAAATTTGACGGAGCAGGGCTGAAGAAATTTGGTATTAATAATTTTGAAGAGTTCAAGGATAAGGCTGAGATTTTTGGAAATTTAGATGGCTTCGTGATAGATAAAAATATGGATATTACAAGGAATTATGACGATGTCAAAACTAGAATGCAAATCTGTGAAAATGGCAAAAGAGCTGTGACTGTCGTGCGGCTTTTAAAATACGATGAGATTGGCGATATCAGCCTTGTGGAGTGCTATCCTCTGACTGGAAGGCAACATCAGATTCGCTTGCATTTGTTCCATGTGAAACATAAAATCTTGGGTGATCCACTTTATGGCTTGGATAAATTTCATGTCGAGCAGATTTTAGACGGTATGATGAGTGAGAATGAAAGGCGAAAAATAACTGGAGCATCAAGGCTAATGCTCCATTCTAATATGATTAAATTTGAGTATAAGGGTCAAATTTACGAAGTTAAATCAAAGGCTAAATTTGATTTGGTAAATTGCTAA
- the purB gene encoding adenylosuccinate lyase: MVERYARKVMSDKWTVQAKYDAWLKVELAAVKAWNKLGFIPNDDCQKICDNAKFDIARIDEIEKTTKHDVIAFLTSVSESLGDESRFVHFGMTSSDCIDTAVALQIKDSLDLILEDVSNLMAALKTRAMEHKNTLMVGRSHGIHGEPITFGLVIAIWHDEIKRAYELLLHAQKTISVGMISGAMGNFAHAPLELEELVCEYLGLSPAPASNQVIQRDRYAQVMSALAILASSCEKIAVAVRHYQRTEVYEAEEYFSPGQKGSSAMPHKRNPVLSENVTGLCRMIRSYAMPAMENVALWHERDISHSSVERFILPDGFITADFMLNRLTNLISNLVVYPENMMKNLNLTGGLVFSQRVLLELPKRGVSREDAYKVVQRNAMKVWADLQEGKKAIDEQGHSLFLQNLLNDEDLRAKLSNEEIKECFDYSYYTKNVDGIFARVFK; encoded by the coding sequence ATGGTAGAGAGATACGCTAGAAAAGTCATGAGTGACAAATGGACTGTACAAGCAAAATACGATGCTTGGCTAAAGGTTGAATTAGCAGCTGTGAAAGCTTGGAATAAGCTAGGTTTCATACCAAATGACGACTGTCAAAAGATCTGCGATAATGCTAAATTTGACATAGCTCGCATCGATGAGATAGAAAAAACAACAAAACACGATGTTATTGCATTTTTAACTAGCGTTTCTGAGAGCCTTGGCGATGAGAGCCGTTTCGTACATTTTGGTATGACAAGCAGCGATTGTATCGATACTGCTGTCGCTTTGCAGATCAAAGATAGCTTGGATCTTATCCTTGAAGACGTGTCAAATTTAATGGCTGCTTTAAAAACTCGTGCGATGGAGCATAAAAACACTCTTATGGTCGGCAGAAGCCATGGAATCCACGGTGAGCCTATTACTTTTGGGCTTGTCATAGCTATCTGGCATGATGAGATAAAAAGAGCTTATGAGCTTCTACTTCACGCACAAAAAACAATCAGCGTCGGCATGATAAGTGGAGCTATGGGAAACTTCGCTCACGCTCCACTAGAGCTTGAAGAGCTAGTTTGCGAGTATTTGGGTCTAAGTCCAGCACCAGCAAGCAACCAAGTTATCCAAAGAGACAGATACGCTCAAGTCATGAGTGCTTTAGCTATTTTAGCTAGTTCTTGTGAAAAAATCGCTGTCGCAGTTCGTCACTACCAAAGAACAGAAGTTTACGAAGCAGAAGAATACTTCAGCCCAGGTCAAAAAGGCTCAAGCGCTATGCCACACAAAAGAAATCCAGTCCTAAGCGAAAACGTAACTGGACTATGCAGAATGATCCGCAGCTATGCTATGCCAGCTATGGAAAACGTAGCCCTATGGCACGAACGCGACATCAGCCACAGCTCAGTGGAGAGATTTATACTTCCTGATGGATTTATCACTGCTGATTTTATGCTAAATCGCCTTACAAATCTTATCTCAAATTTAGTCGTTTATCCAGAAAATATGATGAAAAATCTAAATTTAACTGGCGGACTTGTATTTTCTCAACGTGTCTTGCTTGAGCTACCAAAACGTGGCGTGAGTCGTGAAGACGCCTACAAAGTCGTCCAAAGAAACGCTATGAAAGTCTGGGCTGACTTGCAAGAAGGCAAAAAAGCAATCGACGAGCAAGGTCACAGCCTATTTTTACAAAATTTACTAAACGATGAAGATCTAAGAGCAAAACTAAGCAACGAAGAGATCAAAGAGTGCTTCGACTACAGCTACTACACCAAAAATGTAGATGGCATTTTTGCTAGAGTATTCAAATAA
- a CDS encoding ribonucleoside-diphosphate reductase subunit alpha — translation MKVIKRNGRTEELDISKIKKYTSEAVANLDNVSLSELEVDAKIQFRDNITTEEIQQTLIKTAVEKIDIDRPNWTYVAARLFLYDLYHKATGFSGYNTLRQYLEKGEKAGRILLGLKEKYDLDDLNAYIKPERDLQFTYLGIKTLYDRYLIKDKDAKPIELPQHMFMAISMFLAQNELNAQDWAKKFYDLISKFEVMLATPTLSNARTTRHQLSSCYVGSTPDNIEGIFDSYKEMALLSKFGGGIGWDWCKVRAMGGSIDGHKNAAGGIIPFLKVTNDIAVAVDQLGTRKGAIAVYIETWHMDISDFLDLRKNSGEERRRAHELFPALWINDLFMKRLEKNERWTLFDPADTSDLCDLYGDEFEKRYIEYEQDPNITKSQVQAKELWKKILTNYFETGMPFLCFKDNANRANPNIHKGIIRSSNLCTEIFQNTEPNYYQTKVVFADGSERLFDENIDITVDGGYTKKAKKITALDTMDGKEIFIVEKGLKEGKTAVCNLASVNLSKINTKEDIARVVPIAVRMLDNVIDLNFYPHAKVKHTNLASRAIGLGVMGEAQMLAEKQIPWGSYDHLEFIDKVMENISYEVIHASSNLAVEKGIYPDFEGSNWSKGIFPIDVANKEAKALINRGGLFDDNNCDWEKLRAKVKSDGMRNGYLMAIAPTSSISILVGTTQTIEPVYKRKWFEHNLSGMIPSVVPNLSPDTWQYYTPAYELDQKLLIKAGAIRQKWIDQGQSLNIFMSLDKASGGYLSEIYSLAWRLGVKSTYYLRSESPDSSKLDNKPMDRSVECEGCQ, via the coding sequence ATGAAAGTCATTAAAAGAAACGGTCGAACAGAAGAATTAGACATATCCAAGATAAAAAAATACACCAGCGAAGCAGTTGCGAACTTAGACAACGTCAGCCTAAGCGAGCTTGAAGTCGATGCGAAAATCCAGTTTCGCGACAACATCACAACCGAAGAAATTCAACAAACCTTAATCAAAACCGCAGTCGAAAAAATCGACATAGATCGCCCAAACTGGACTTACGTAGCAGCAAGACTATTTTTATACGATTTGTATCACAAAGCAACTGGATTTAGCGGATATAACACATTAAGGCAATACCTTGAAAAAGGCGAAAAAGCTGGAAGAATACTGCTTGGACTTAAAGAAAAATATGACCTTGACGACCTAAATGCCTATATCAAACCAGAGCGTGACTTGCAATTTACCTATCTTGGTATCAAAACGCTTTATGACCGTTACCTTATCAAAGACAAAGACGCCAAACCTATCGAACTACCACAACACATGTTTATGGCAATTTCTATGTTTTTAGCTCAAAACGAGCTAAACGCACAAGACTGGGCGAAGAAGTTTTACGACCTTATAAGCAAATTTGAAGTCATGCTCGCCACCCCTACTCTAAGCAATGCTAGAACCACACGCCACCAGCTTAGTAGCTGCTATGTAGGAAGTACTCCTGATAATATAGAAGGCATTTTTGATAGTTACAAAGAGATGGCTCTGCTCTCTAAATTTGGTGGTGGAATCGGCTGGGACTGGTGTAAAGTGCGTGCAATGGGCGGCAGCATCGACGGACACAAAAACGCAGCTGGCGGTATCATTCCATTTCTCAAAGTCACAAATGACATCGCAGTCGCAGTCGATCAGCTAGGCACTAGAAAAGGCGCGATCGCTGTTTATATCGAGACTTGGCACATGGATATAAGCGACTTTTTGGATTTGCGTAAAAACTCAGGCGAAGAGCGTCGCAGAGCCCATGAGCTTTTCCCTGCTCTATGGATAAATGATCTATTTATGAAACGCCTTGAGAAAAACGAAAGATGGACGCTTTTTGATCCAGCTGACACAAGCGATCTTTGTGACCTTTATGGTGATGAGTTTGAAAAAAGATACATAGAGTATGAGCAAGACCCAAATATCACAAAAAGTCAAGTGCAGGCAAAAGAGCTTTGGAAGAAAATTTTAACTAATTATTTTGAAACTGGAATGCCGTTTTTGTGCTTCAAAGATAATGCAAACAGAGCCAACCCAAACATACACAAAGGTATCATAAGAAGCTCAAATTTATGCACCGAGATTTTCCAAAATACAGAGCCAAATTACTACCAAACAAAAGTAGTTTTCGCTGATGGAAGTGAGCGACTTTTTGATGAAAATATCGACATTACAGTAGATGGTGGCTACACTAAAAAAGCCAAAAAAATAACCGCACTTGACACTATGGACGGCAAAGAAATCTTCATAGTAGAAAAAGGACTAAAAGAAGGCAAAACCGCAGTTTGTAACCTTGCAAGTGTAAATTTAAGCAAGATAAATACTAAAGAAGATATCGCCAGAGTCGTGCCTATAGCCGTACGAATGCTTGATAACGTAATCGATCTAAACTTCTATCCACACGCAAAAGTCAAGCACACAAACTTAGCCAGCCGTGCAATCGGGCTTGGAGTCATGGGCGAAGCTCAAATGCTAGCCGAAAAACAAATCCCTTGGGGCAGCTACGATCACCTTGAGTTTATAGACAAAGTCATGGAAAACATAAGCTATGAAGTCATACACGCATCAAGCAATCTTGCAGTCGAAAAGGGAATTTACCCTGATTTTGAAGGCTCAAACTGGAGCAAAGGTATCTTCCCAATCGATGTAGCAAACAAAGAAGCAAAAGCACTCATAAACCGCGGTGGGCTTTTCGATGACAATAACTGCGACTGGGAAAAACTAAGAGCCAAAGTCAAAAGCGACGGTATGAGAAACGGCTATCTAATGGCGATCGCACCAACCTCAAGCATAAGCATACTTGTAGGCACAACTCAGACAATCGAACCAGTTTATAAACGCAAATGGTTCGAGCATAATCTCTCTGGTATGATACCTTCAGTCGTGCCAAATTTAAGCCCCGATACATGGCAATACTACACGCCAGCCTATGAACTAGACCAAAAATTACTCATAAAAGCTGGAGCAATCCGCCAAAAATGGATCGATCAAGGTCAAAGTTTAAATATTTTCATGAGCCTAGATAAAGCAAGCGGCGGATATCTAAGTGAAATTTACTCACTAGCTTGGAGGCTTGGAGTCAAATCCACATACTATCTAAGAAGCGAAAGCCCAGACTCAAGCAAGCTTGATAACAAACCAATGGATAGAAGCGTCGAATGCGAGGGTTGTCAATAA
- a CDS encoding amino acid permease yields MDNLEEHKLKRGMSSRHLNMIAIGGAIGTGLFVASGNTIATAGPGGALLAYALIGFMVYLLMQSLGEMATYMPVAGSFEEYGTRFISPSFGFAIGWNYWFNWAITVAAELVAAAIIMKFWFPDVPSTLWSALFLSVIIIINYFSSGAFGESEFWFSLIKVVAVIAFIALGLAMIFGIMNGHTGGFNNWTLVSSSGESAPFVNGWFGILAVFMVAGFSFQGTELVAVAAGEAKNPEKSIPKAVNAIFWRILLFYIFAIAIIGTLVPFTDPNLLRNNETDIAQSPFTMVFDRAGIAFAASVMNAVIFTAIFSAGNSGLYSSTRMLYALAHSGKAPKIFGKTNARGVPIYALIATAIIGAACFFTSFMGDGSAYSWLINASALAGFITWMGIAWAHYRFRKAYVIQGKDPADLPFRAKWYPLGPIVALIMCAIVIVGQNYESFMQGKDMVNLLTSYIGLYLFLGIWLVHKLMTKSKPVDPRKADLSRHHHL; encoded by the coding sequence GTGGATAATCTAGAAGAGCACAAACTCAAACGTGGTATGAGCTCACGCCACTTAAATATGATAGCAATCGGTGGCGCTATCGGAACTGGTCTGTTTGTAGCTAGTGGAAACACTATAGCCACAGCTGGTCCTGGCGGCGCACTTTTAGCTTATGCATTAATCGGTTTTATGGTTTATTTACTTATGCAAAGTCTTGGTGAAATGGCTACTTATATGCCTGTTGCTGGTAGTTTTGAAGAGTATGGAACACGTTTTATAAGCCCATCTTTTGGCTTTGCTATTGGGTGGAATTACTGGTTTAACTGGGCTATCACAGTCGCAGCTGAGCTAGTCGCAGCAGCTATAATTATGAAATTTTGGTTTCCAGATGTGCCATCTACTTTGTGGTCTGCCCTATTTTTGAGCGTTATTATTATCATTAATTATTTTAGTTCTGGGGCATTTGGCGAGAGTGAGTTTTGGTTTTCACTTATAAAAGTCGTGGCTGTTATAGCATTTATTGCGCTTGGTTTGGCTATGATTTTTGGTATTATGAATGGTCATACTGGCGGATTTAACAACTGGACTTTAGTAAGCAGTAGTGGTGAGTCGGCTCCTTTTGTTAATGGCTGGTTTGGAATTTTAGCCGTATTTATGGTGGCTGGATTTAGCTTCCAAGGCACTGAGCTAGTAGCTGTCGCAGCTGGTGAGGCAAAAAATCCAGAAAAAAGCATACCAAAAGCTGTAAATGCAATATTTTGGAGAATTTTGCTATTTTATATATTTGCAATTGCGATAATTGGCACTTTAGTTCCTTTTACTGATCCAAATTTACTTAGAAACAACGAAACAGACATCGCTCAAAGCCCATTTACAATGGTATTTGATAGAGCTGGCATTGCCTTTGCAGCTAGCGTGATGAACGCTGTTATTTTCACAGCGATTTTTAGTGCTGGAAACTCTGGGCTTTATTCAAGTACTAGAATGCTCTACGCCCTAGCCCACTCAGGCAAAGCTCCAAAGATATTTGGCAAGACAAATGCTCGTGGCGTTCCTATATACGCTCTTATAGCCACTGCCATCATCGGCGCGGCGTGTTTTTTCACATCATTTATGGGCGATGGATCGGCTTATAGCTGGTTGATAAACGCTTCAGCTCTTGCTGGATTTATCACATGGATGGGAATCGCTTGGGCTCATTATAGATTTAGAAAAGCTTATGTCATACAAGGCAAAGATCCAGCAGATCTGCCATTTCGTGCAAAATGGTATCCTCTTGGACCTATCGTAGCTCTTATAATGTGTGCTATCGTCATCGTGGGGCAAAATTACGAGTCATTTATGCAAGGCAAAGATATGGTTAATTTGCTTACTAGCTATATAGGTTTATATCTGTTTCTTGGTATTTGGTTAGTACATAAGCTCATGACAAAATC